One stretch of Manis pentadactyla isolate mManPen7 chromosome 10, mManPen7.hap1, whole genome shotgun sequence DNA includes these proteins:
- the AQP8 gene encoding aquaporin-8 isoform X2: MSAEVDVPVCDPEFGSNKVKEPSMGGRWCGSWYERFVQPCLVELLGSALFIFIGCLSVIENGQDTGQLQPALAHGLALGLIIASLGSISGGHFNPAVSLAVMLIGGLNLMMLLPYWISQLCGGLIGAALAKAVSAEERFWNASGAAFVTIQEPEQVAGAVVAEIILTALLALAVCMGAVNERTRGPLAPFSIGFSVTVDILAGGAVSGACMNPARAFGPAVVANHWDFHWIYWLGPFLASLLVGLLVRKGPMIRKAV, from the exons ATGTCTGCAGAG GTGGATGTGCCCGTGTGTGACCCTGAATTTGGCAGCAACAAGGTGAAGGAGCCAAGCATGGGGGGCAGGTGGTGCGGTTCCTGGTATGAGCGGTTTGTGCAGCCGTGTCTTGTTGAACTGCTGGGCTCTGCCCTCTTCATCTTCATTGGATGCCTGTCAGTCATCGAGAACGGGCAGGACacagggcagctgcagccagcccTGGCCCACGGGCTGGCCCTGGGCCTCATCATCGCCTCGCTGGGGAGTATCAG TGGTGGGCACTTCAACCCTGCGGTATCCCTGGCGGTCATGCTGATCGGAGGCCTGAACCTGATGATGCTCCTTCCCTACTGGATCTCCCAGCTGTGCGGGGGGCTGATCGGGGCTGCCTTGGCCAAG GCAGTGAGTGCGGAAGAGAGGTTCTGGAACGCGTCTGGGGCAGCCTTTGTGACAATTCAGGAGCCAGAGCAGGTGGCGGGGGCAGTGGTGGCAGAGATCATCCTGACAGCACTGCTGGCACTGGCTGTCTGCATGGGCGCCGTCAACGAGAGGACGCGGGGCCCTCTGGCCCCCTTCTCCATTGGCTTCTCTGTCACTGTGGATATCCTGGCCGG GGGTGCTGTGTCTGGAGCCTGCATGAATCCTGCCCGTGCCTTTGGACCTGCCGTGGTGGCCAACCACTGGGACTTCCACTGGATCTACTGGCTCGGCCCATTCCTGGCCAGCCTGCTTGTAGGACTGCTTGTCAG GAAAGGTCCCATGATCAgaaaagcagtctga
- the AQP8 gene encoding aquaporin-8 isoform X1, producing MSAEVDVPVCDPEFGSNKVKEPSMGGRWCGSWYERFVQPCLVELLGSALFIFIGCLSVIENGQDTGQLQPALAHGLALGLIIASLGSISGGHFNPAVSLAVMLIGGLNLMMLLPYWISQLCGGLIGAALAKAVSAEERFWNASGAAFVTIQEPEQVAGAVVAEIILTALLALAVCMGAVNERTRGPLAPFSIGFSVTVDILAGGAVSGACMNPARAFGPAVVANHWDFHWIYWLGPFLASLLVGLLVRFLIGDGKTRLILTGR from the exons ATGTCTGCAGAG GTGGATGTGCCCGTGTGTGACCCTGAATTTGGCAGCAACAAGGTGAAGGAGCCAAGCATGGGGGGCAGGTGGTGCGGTTCCTGGTATGAGCGGTTTGTGCAGCCGTGTCTTGTTGAACTGCTGGGCTCTGCCCTCTTCATCTTCATTGGATGCCTGTCAGTCATCGAGAACGGGCAGGACacagggcagctgcagccagcccTGGCCCACGGGCTGGCCCTGGGCCTCATCATCGCCTCGCTGGGGAGTATCAG TGGTGGGCACTTCAACCCTGCGGTATCCCTGGCGGTCATGCTGATCGGAGGCCTGAACCTGATGATGCTCCTTCCCTACTGGATCTCCCAGCTGTGCGGGGGGCTGATCGGGGCTGCCTTGGCCAAG GCAGTGAGTGCGGAAGAGAGGTTCTGGAACGCGTCTGGGGCAGCCTTTGTGACAATTCAGGAGCCAGAGCAGGTGGCGGGGGCAGTGGTGGCAGAGATCATCCTGACAGCACTGCTGGCACTGGCTGTCTGCATGGGCGCCGTCAACGAGAGGACGCGGGGCCCTCTGGCCCCCTTCTCCATTGGCTTCTCTGTCACTGTGGATATCCTGGCCGG GGGTGCTGTGTCTGGAGCCTGCATGAATCCTGCCCGTGCCTTTGGACCTGCCGTGGTGGCCAACCACTGGGACTTCCACTGGATCTACTGGCTCGGCCCATTCCTGGCCAGCCTGCTTGTAGGACTGCTTGTCAG GTTCCTCATTGGAGATGGGAAAACCCGCCTCATCCTAACGGGACGGTGA